In Procambarus clarkii isolate CNS0578487 chromosome 50, FALCON_Pclarkii_2.0, whole genome shotgun sequence, one genomic interval encodes:
- the LOC138351635 gene encoding uncharacterized protein, with the protein MCLISSTLSISVSSPRQPPALVKCQQPSSAPSTGQVSAALVSPQHWSSVSSHCQPSALVKCQQPSSASSTGQVSAALVSPQHWSSVSSPRQPPALVKCQQPLSAFSTGQVSAAIVSLQHWSSVSSHCQPSALVKCQQPSSAPSTGQVSAALVSPQHWSSVSSHCQPSALVKCQQPLSASSTGQVSAAIVSLQHWSSVSSPRQPPALVKCQQPLSAFSTGQVSAAIVSLQHWSSVSSHRQPSALVKCQQPLSAFSTGQVSAAIISLQHWSSVSSHRQPSALVKCQQPSSASSTGQVSAALVSPQYWSSVSSPRQPPALVKCQQPSSASSTGQVPAAIVSLQHWSSVSSPRQPPALGKCQQPSSAPSSILLPSKVAPKTCSLHSFVATVTKLVPAAVAFTGASQHCHPVLTGLRQLLSSSRNLRHPPQPAPLHARKSSRQSAVTSEYGGLRSLAFLHSAIPCWSGR; encoded by the coding sequence ATGTGTCTGATCTCCTCAACACTATCCATAAGTGTCAGCAGCCCTCGTCAGCCCCCAGCACTGGTCAAGTGTCAGCAGCCCTCGTCAGCCCCCAGCACTGGTCAAGTGTCAGCAGCCCTCGTCAGCCCCCAGCACTGGTCAAGTGTCAGCAGCCATTGTCAGCCTTCAGCACTGGTCAAGTGTCAGCAGCCATCGTCAGCCTCCAGCACTGGTCAAGTGTCGGCAGCCCTCGTCAGCCCCCAGCACTGGTCAAGTGTCAGCAGCCCTCGTCAGCCCCCAGCACTGGTCAAGTGTCAGCAGCCATTGTCAGCCTTCAGCACTGGTCAAGTGTCAGCAGCCATTGTCAGCCTTCAGCACTGGTCAAGTGTCAGCAGCCATTGTCAGCCTTCAGCACTGGTCAAGTGTCAGCAGCCCTCGTCAGCCCCCAGCACTGGTCAAGTGTCAGCAGCCCTCGTCAGCCCCCAGCACTGGTCAAGTGTCAGCAGCCATTGTCAGCCTTCAGCACTGGTCAAGTGTCAGCAGCCATTGTCAGCCTCCAGCACTGGTCAAGTGTCAGCAGCCATCGTCAGCCTCCAGCACTGGTCAAGTGTCAGCAGCCCTCGTCAGCCCCCAGCACTGGTCAAGTGTCAGCAGCCATTGTCAGCCTTCAGCACTGGTCAAGTGTCAGCAGCCATTGTCAGCCTTCAGCACTGGTCAAGTGTCAGCAGCCATCGTCAGCCTTCAGCACTGGTCAAGTGTCAGCAGCCATTGTCAGCCTTTAGCACTGGTCAAGTGTCAGCAGCCATCATCAGCCTCCAGCACTGGTCAAGTGTCAGCAGCCATCGTCAGCCTTCAGCACTGGTCAAGTGTCAGCAGCCCTCGTCAGCCTCCAGCACTGGTCAAGTGTCAGCAGCCCTCGTCAGCCCCCAGTACTGGTCAAGTGTCAGCAGCCCTCGTCAGCCTCCAGCACTGGTCAAGTGTCAGCAGCCATCGTCAGCCTCCAGTACTGGTCAAGTGCCAGCAGCCATCGTCAGCCTCCAGCACTGGTCAAGTGTCAGCAGCCCTCGTCAGCCTCCAGCACTGGGCAAGTGTCAGCAGCCCTCGTCAGCCCCCAGCAGCATTCTTCTGCCCTCCAAGGTGGCGCCAAAAACCTGTAGTCTTCACAGCTTTGTAGCAACCGTCACCAAACTTGTGCCAGCCGCTGTAGCCTTCACCGGGGCTAGTCAACACTGCCATCCAGTCCTCACTGGCCTTCGTCAGTTGTTGTCGAGCAGTAGGAATCTTCGCCATCCTCCACAACCCGCCCCACTCCACGCCCGTAAATCCTCCCGTCAGAGCGCAGTAACCTCGGAGTATGGTGGCCTCCGCAGCCTAGCATTCCTCCACAGCGCCATCCCGTGTTGGTCTGGGCGTTGA
- the LOC138351634 gene encoding uncharacterized protein SPEM3-like, producing the protein MEDDGLLEGLVEDDGLLEDDGLLEGLVEDDGLEEEGLVEEEGLVEDDGVVEDDGLVEEGLVEDDGLLEGLVEDDGLEEEGLVEDDGLLEGLVEDDGLLEGMVEDDGLVEDDGVVEDDGLVEDDGLVEEGLVEDDGLLEEGLVEDDELLEEGLVEDDGLLEDDGLLEEGLLEDNGLLEGLVEDDGLVEDDGLVEEGLLKDDGLVEDDGLLEDGLLEDDGLLEDDGLLEGDGLVENDGLLEDDGLLEDDGLVEEEGLVEDDGLVEDDGLLEDDGLLEDDRLVEDDGLVEDDGLVEDDELGEDDGLLEDDGLVEDDGLVEDDGLVEDDGLLEDDGLLEDDELVEDDGLVEDDWQLEDDGLLEDDGLLEDDGLLEDDGLLEDDGLLEDDGLLEDDGLVEDALERK; encoded by the coding sequence ATGGAGGATGATGGGCTGCTGGAGGGGTTGGTGGAGGATGATGGGCTGCTGGAGGACGATGGGCTGCTGGAGGGGTTGGTGGAGGATGATGGGCTGGAGGAGGAGgggctggtggaggaggaggggctgGTGGAGGATGatggggtggtggaggatgatgggctggtggaggaggggctGGTGGAGGATGATGGGCTGCTGGAGGGGTTGGTGGAGGATGATGGGCTGGAGGAGGAGGGGCTGGTGGAGGATGATGGGCTGCTGGAGGGGTTGGTGGAGGATGATGGGCTGCTGGAGGGGATGGTGGAGGATGATGGGCTGGTGGAGGATGatggggtggtggaggatgaTGGGCTGGTGGAGGATGATgggctggtggaggaggggctGGTGGAGGATGATGGGCTGCTGGAGGAGGGGCTGGTGGAGGATGATGAGCTGCTGGAGGAGGGGCTGGTGGAGGATGATGGTCTGCTGGAGGATGATGGGCTGCTGGAGGAGGGGCTGCTGGAGGATAATGGGCTGCTGGAGGGGTTGGTGGAGGATGATGGGCTGGTGGAGGATGATGGGTTGGTGGAGGAGGGGCTGCTGAAGGATGATGGGCTGGTGGAGGATGATGGGCTGCTGGAGGATGGACTGCTGGAGGATGATGGATTGCTGGAGGATGATGGGTTGCTGGAGGGTGATGGGCTGGTGGAAAATGATGGGCTGCTGGAGGACGATGGACTGCTGGAGGATGATGGGCTGGTAGAGGAGGAGGGGCTGGTGGAGGATGATGGGCTGGTGGAGGATGATGGGCTGCTGGAGGATGATGGGCTACTGGAGGATGATAGGCTGGTGGAGGATGATGGGCTGGTGGAGGATGATGGGCTGGTGGAGGATGATGAGCTGGGGGAGGATGATGGGCTACTGGAGGATGATGGGCTGGTGGAGGATGATGGGCTGGTGGAGGATGATGGGCTGGTGGAGGATGATGGGCTGCTGGAGGATGATGGACTGCTGGAGGATGATGAGCTGGTGGAGGATGATGGGCTGGTGGAGGATGATTGGCAACTGGAGGATGATGGGCTGCTGGAGGATGATGGGCTGCTGGAGGATGATGGGCTGCTGGAGGATGATGGGCTGCTGGAGGATGATGGGCTGCTGGAGGATGATGGGCTGCTAGAGGATGATGGGCTGGTGGAGGATGCATTAGAGAGAAAATAA